CGTTCAAGGCGCAGTTCATCTCCGGCCTGATCCAGCCCGCGATGATGTTCATCGGCAACGTGAACTACGTGTTCATCGCCGTGGTCGGCGCGCTCAAGGTGGCCACCGGCTCGCTCTCCCTCGGCGACGTGCAGGCGTTCATCCAGTACTCGCGCAGCTTCAGCCAGCCGGTCACCCAGGTCGCGAGCATGTCCAACCTGCTCCAGTCCGCGGTGGCCTCGGCCGAGCGGGTGTTCGCGCTGCTCGACGCGACCGAGCAGACCCCGGACGACGCGCAGGCGCCGACCGTGGACGAGGTGCGCGGCCAGGTCGAGTTCGAGAACGTCTCGTTCCGCTACAAGGCGGACACCCCGCTGATCCAGGACCTCTCGCTCTCGGTCAAGCCCGGCCAGACCGTGGCCATCGTCGGCCCGACCGGCGCGGGCAAGACCACGCTCGTCAATCTCCTGATGCGCTTCTACGAGATCGACGAGGGCCGGATCACCCTGGACGGGGTGGACATAGCGCGGATGACCCGGGAGGACCTGCGCTCGCGCACCGGCATGGTGCTCCAGGACGCCTGGCTGTTCGGCGGCTCCATCGCGCAGAACATCTCCTACGGCGTGCCGGACGCCCCGATCGAGAAGATCGTGGCGGCGGCCCAGGCCACCCACGTCGACCGGTTCGTGCGCACGCTGCCGGACGGCTACGACACCGTCCTGGACGACGAGGCCTCCTCGGTCTCGGCCGGCGAGCGGCAGCTGATCACGATCGCCCGCGCGTTCCTCGCCGAGCCCGCGATCCTCATCCTGGACGAGGCGACCAGCTCGGTGGACACCCGCACCGAGGTGCTGATCCAGCGGGCGATGAACTCGCTGCGCGAGGGCCGCACCAGCTTCGTGATCGCGCACCGCCTGTCCACCATCCGCGACGCCGACCTGATCCTGGTGATGGAGAACGGCCGGATCGTGGAGCAGGGCGACCACGAGGAACTGCTCGAGCGCCAGGGCGCCTACTCCCGGCTCTACCAGGCCCAGTTCGCCTCGGCGGTGGCCGAGGTCGACTGACCCCGAGGTCGAGTGACCGCCGTCCTCCGGCGCGGCCCGCTGCCCGCGGACCGCGCCGGAGGCGTGTCGGGGCCCGGCCGACCGGTGAGCCGACCACGATCTCAGTGGTCTTCTCCCAACACCCTCGCCACTCGCGCCGAGCCGGAATACCCTGGTGTTATGGCGAGGCCGGGAGGGGTCCGAAGAGGTATCAGTGCTCTGGCCAAGTTCGTCTGGGGGCTGATCGCCTTCATCGTCATCAGCTCGCTGGGCGGGGCGGTGGTGGCCGGGATGGCGCTGCCCGCGGTCGCCGCGGCCGGCCTCGGCGCCAAGGCCGCCTCCGACCATTTCCAGAACCTGCCGGGCGACTTCCAGCCGCCGCTGCTGCCGCAGCGCAACACCGTCGAGGCGGCGGACGGCTCGGTGATCGCCACCACCTGGGACCCGGACAACGAGAGCAACCGGGTCGTGGTGCCGCTCTCCCAGATGAACATCCTGATGCAGCACGCCATCGTCGCGGTCGAGGACCAGCGCTTCTACCAGCACGGCGGGATCGACTGGAAGGGCACGATCAGGGCCCTGGTGAACAACTCCGAGGGCACCGGGAACCTGCAGGGCGGCTCCGACATCGCCCAGCAGTACGTCAAGAACTCGCTCGAGCTCGAAGCCGGCACGAACAAGGCCGCGTTCGCCGCCGCCCAAGCCGACACCTTCACCCGCAAGGTCCAGGAACTGCGCTTCGCCACGTCCGTGCTCCAGCAGATGGACCGCGGTCAGCTGCTGCAGGCCTACCTGAACCTGATCCCCTTCGGCAACGGCGCCTTCGGCGTGGAGGCCGCGGCCGAGACGTACTTCGACACCACCGCGGCCAAGCTCGACGCCGACCAGGCCGCCCTGCTCGCCGCCGTGGTCAACAGCCCCACCGCCGACGATCCCTTCGACCACGCCGGAGCCGCCTGGACCCGGCGCAACGTCGTGCTCGAGGACATGGCGCAGCAGGGCTACCTCACCCGGCAGCAGGCGGCCGCCGACGAGAAGCAGCCGCTGAACCTGAAGCCGGGCGACCAGGAGAACGGCTGCATCACGGCCGGCTCGGACGCGTTCTTCTGCATGTACGTGTACTACTCCTTCCTGCAGGACCCGACCTACGGCTCGAGCGTCCAGGCCAGGGAGAACCTGTGGAACCAGGGCGGGCTGGTGATCAAGACGACGCTCTCGCCGAAGGACCAGGCCTCCGGCCAGAACGCGGTCTCCGCCCACACCCACTCCACCGACCAGGTGGCCACCGCGCTGGCCATGGTCGAACCCGGCGACGGCGCGATCACCGCCATCGCCCAGTCCAAGCCGATGGGCAACGGCGTCGGCCAGACCTACGTCGACCTCGCCGCCGATCCTTCGCACGGGGGCGGCGAGGGATTCCAGGCCGGCTCCTCGTTCAAGATCTTCGAGGGACTGGCCGCGCTCGAGGACGACTGGAACCCCGCCACCGTGATGAGCGTGCCGAGCCCGCTGGTCGAGACCGGCCTGCACGTACCGGTCTGCGTCGCCGGGGCCAAGCCCACGATCGTCTGGCCGGCCGACTACCAGCCCAACAACGACGACGACCGCGGGTTCACCGGGACGCTCCCGGAGGCGTACTGGTTCTCCGTCAACACCTACTTCCTCACCCTGGAGACGAAGACAGGGCTCTGCCAGCCGGCGTCCATCGCCCAGTCCATGGGCGTGACCGCGGACAACGACACCGGCACCGGCGCGCCGCTCGACCAGTTCGCCTCCTTCACCCTCGGCACGAACCTGATCACCCCGATCGAGATGGCCGGCGCGTACGCCACCCTCGCCGCCCACGGGGAGTACTGCCGGCCATACGTGATCACCCAGGTGGCGAATCTGTCCGGCAAGCAGTACCCCGCGCGTGGCAAGCAGTGCGCGCAGGTGATCGACCCCAACCTGGCCAACGAGCTGACCGCGATGCTGCGCGGCGTGCTCACCGTCCCCGGCGCCACCGCCGACGGCCTCGGCATCGGCCGCCCCGCCGCCGGCAAAACCGGCACCACGACGTTGTCGATAGCTACCTGGTTCGACGGCTTCACGCCGCAGCTGGCCACCGCCGTGTGGACCGGCTTCATCAGCCCCAAGCACGGCGACTTCCTCGGCTATATGGAGATCGGCGGCCACTACTGGGCTCAGCAGATCTTCGGCGCCACGATCTCCGCGCCGACCTGGCAGCAGGCGATGGAGGGCGCGCTCAAGGGGCAGTCGGTAGAGGACTTCACCCAGCCCTACGGCTTCCCGCCGATCCCCTCGGGCTGATTCGCCGTCAGTCCGGCGACGTCGTCGAAGCACCGCCGCGGGATACGCTGAGTCGATGACGGCACCCGACTTCACCGCTCTGCGCCTGGCCGACGGCGTGCTCGCCCCCGCGGACGCGAACGTGGTGCTCGCCGAGTGGATCGCCGAGGGCGCCTCCGGCGAGGAGCCGCTGTACCAGGCGCCCTTGCATCGCCACGAGGAAGACGAGGCGTGGTACGTCCTGGAGGGCAGCCTATGCGTCCGCATCGGCGAGCAGGTGAGCGAGATCTCGGCCGGTGGCGCCGTGATCGTCCCCGGCGGCATCGCGCACACGTACTGGAACCCGGCGCCCGACCCTGCCCGCTACCTGCTGGTGATGGGTGCTCGTACGTACGCCCTCATCCAGGCGATCCACGCCGCTGAGGACCGTAGCCCGGACGCGTTGCGCCGGCTCTTCCGGGAGTACGGCGCCGAGTTGCTCGACGGCTGATTCGGATGCTTGGAAGCCGTGGATCAGCCGGTGAGGAGCCCGCGGCGTGAACCGTCCGGACCGTCCGAACCCACCCGCGCGACGGTTACGCGCCTACCTGGCCGATGCCGTTGAGGAGATCCGCAAAACTTCCGTGTTCTCCTCTGCGGTGGACTGGGACGAGGTAGAGCGCGAGGCAACGGCAGTACTCGACGTCGCCGACTGCTACGCCGACACCCACGCCTTCCTGCTCGCGGTACTCCACCGAGCCGGCGGCCCCCACAGCCACCTGACCCCGCCGCCCGGTTCGGCCCCGACCCGCCAACGTAGCCCGCAGATGACAGCGGCCCTGGGTCCTCCGACACCCACCGGCCACCTCATCGACGAGCCGCCGGCCGCCGTGGCCTACCTGCGCCTGCCGAAGCTGTCCGAAGGCCGCAAGAACACCCGCAGCTACCTCGCCGCTGGCACCGCGGTCATGAGGAGCCTGATCGCCGCCCGCCCGGCCGGATGGATCGTGGACCTGCGCGCCAACATCGGCGGCGGCATATGGCCGATGCTCGCCGTCGCCGCCCCGCTGTTGCCCGAAGGCGTCCTCGGGCACTTCCTGCTGCCCGACGGCCGAGCCGAGGTGTGGTCCGCGCACCACGGCCGGATCAAGCATGACGGCAAGACCATGGCCCGCAGCCGTACCCGTACCCGTACCCACCGCCCCGGCGACGACCAATCCCGCATCGCCGTGCTCACCTCACGCCACACGTCCAGCGCCGGCGAGGCCGTCGCCCTCGCCTTCCGCGCGCAACCCCGAGCGCGTCTCATCGGCGCCCCCACGGCAGGAATGAGCACCGCCAACCGCACCCACATCCTGCGCGACGGAACCCGCCTGCGCATCAGCGCGTCCGTCTACGCCGACCACAACCGCGTCCCCGTCGACGGCCCGGTCCCCATCGACGAGCACCTCCCCGACAACAGCCGCGACAGTGCCCTGAGCGCTGCGCTGCAGTGGATACGCGGCTGACCGGAGATTCGAGATCTGATGCAGGCTGGTCTGGAACCGTGTCTAGCGCGAGTTGATGATCGGCTGGGTGCTGGTGGAGCGTGGTGGTCTGTCGGGTCGGGTGGGGGCGGTCGCTTCGCGTCGCCCTGTTTCGTGTGTCCACCCACCCACCCGTTGCGTTCGCGGGGCGGCCTGCGGTTTCAAGATCTCGCCTCCGGCGCGGGCCCTTCCCTCGGAGAGAGAGCCGGGGTTTGTGGGGTGGTGGGGTTGCGGGGGTGTGCTCTCTCCTCGGTCGGTCCCCGGAGGCAATCAGGGACCTGCCGGGAGGTCAAGCGGCGGTGGCCCTGGTTGATGATGGATTTTGCATGGCGCCGCTTGACCTCCCGGCAGAACCCTGATCGGGCTTCGCCTGCCCGACCGAGGAGAGAGCCCACCCCCTGGGGAGCGGTGCGAGCTGCGCTCGGGCCCGGGTCCCGGCCGGTGTCCCGGTCGCGCTCGGTGCGGAAGGATCCTGCATCGCCCTGATCCGAGCATCCCGGTCCTTGATCCGTGTGAAGGGTCAGTGGTCCGGCCGCGCTTGCTGCTGAATCGTGCATTGTCGTTCTAGGCCGCCGTCTTCTTCTCTACTGCTTCAACGCCGGGGAGTGCGCCCGAGTGCCCGGAATCTCCATTATTTTTTCTTTTCCGGCAAAGGCCGGATTCACGGCTTTTGTCGGTGGTGGCGTCTAGTATGGAAGAGTACGGAGGATCGGGACGTGCGATGGGAGGGGTGGTGGACGGGATGGCTGGTCAGATGGCGTCAGGAGGGTGGCCGAAAGTGGTGCAGGATTTCCCCTTGGCGTGCGACCGGGCCGCGCGATCCTGTGCAGTGTGTGAGCACCGGGTGGATCCGACCGGGGCGATGCAGAATTCGACGGCAGGCACGATCGGAGCACCGAAGCCTTCGCGCGGATCGAGGGCCGGGATGTTCGGATCACGGCGATGCAGGATCCTTCCGGATCGAGCGCGGTCCGGCGTGCGGGATTCTGCTGCGAGGTCTGGGATCGGGGTGGAGCGCACCGGGGCGATGCACGATTCAGCAGCAAGCGCGACCGGGCCACGGGACGGGACTCGGCCCGAGTGCAGCTCGCACTGCTCCTCCAGGGGGTGTGCTCTCTCCTCGGTCGGGCAGGCGAAGCCCGATCAGGGTTCTGTCGGGAGGTCAAGCGGCGCGATGCAGAATCGAGCATCAGCCCAAGTCACCGCCGCTTGACCTCCCGACAGGTTCCTGATTGCCTCTGGGGACCGACCGAGGAGAGAGCACACACCCGCAACCCCACCATCCCGAACCCCAACCCGCCCCGCTACGCCAGCACCCACGCGGACCCGGCACTCTCTCCGAGGGAAGGGCCCGCGCCGGAGGCGAGATCTTGAAACCCCAGGCCGCCCCGCTACGCAACGGGTGGGCGGGTGGTCAGACGAACCAGGCGACGCGAAGCGCGGCCCGCACCCCGACGACCACCCCGAGCCGACAGATCACCACGCCCCACCGGCACCCAGCCGATCATGAACTCGCACTAGAGAGATCTCGAGCATGCCGCTTCCCGAGCACGAACTCGTCGCCACCGCCTCCACCGTGGTCTACCGGAACCGCTGGATCGCCGTCCACGAGGACAAAACCCTGCGACACGACGGCGTCGAGGGCATCTACGGCGTTGTCGACGCAGCCGACTTCGCGCTCATCCTCCCCTACACCGACGGCGGGTTTTACCTCGTCGAGCAGTACCGGTACACGGTGAAGGGGCGGTACTGGGAGTTTCCGGGAGGCTCCTGGGAGGCCCAGCCGGACGCCGATCCCCTCGACGTCGCCCGCGGGGAGCTGGCTGAGGAGACCGGGCTGACGGCGGGCACCATGACCTCGCTCGGCCACCTCTACCAGGCATACGGGATCAGCGGTCAGGGCTTTCACATGTTCCTCGCGACCGACCTCACGGTCGGCGAGCCCGACCTTGAGGAGACCGAGGCAGGACTGGTCAGCCGGTGGTTCTCGGAGGCCGAGGTCTGGCAGCTGATCGACGAGGGCCGCTTCAAGGACGCGCCCTCGATCGCCGCGCTCGCCTGCTTCCAGCGCCACCGGGCGAAGGAGGACGCACGGGGGACGGTGAACTCAGAGCCGGTCGAGCCAGGCGTGGCCCGGGTGGACGCGGGCGAGTAGGTCGGTGAGGGTTGCGCGCTGGTTCGGATCGAGGTGGGGGAGGGTTTCTTCGAAGTCTGCCTGGTCTTTTGGGCGCACCTGCTTGGACTTGAAGAGCAGCACGAACTCCGGTGCCAGGTAAGGGATTCCGTCCGCGCTGTGGCGGATGACGGCGTCGTACGGCAGCCGAATCGTCGGGTCGTGGCGGCAGATCCATGCGTCGCCGTCGTGCGGCTCGCGGAACACGTCGAGGAGGTAGTCGTCGGTTCGCGGGTCGCGTAGCCAGGTCTGGTGCGTGGCGGCGATGACCTCCGGTGCGGCGCCGCGCCAGAGCCTGCCGCTGCTGACGGCGTCGAAGGCGTAGCCGTCGAATCGCGCGCGGATCTCGGCGAAGCGGTTCGCCGGGACGGCGATCTCGAGGTCCCCGTGCTTCCTCGTCTGCTTGCCGCGGAACAGATCCAGCGCCCAGCCCGCGGCCACGTACCAAGGCACTGCGACCTCGGCCAGCAGGCGCGCCACCTGGCTCGGAGTCCAGTGATGCGCCCAATTTCCGTCGAGGGCTGCGATCTCCTCAGCGGACAGCCGCACGCCGCCTTCGAGCTCTGCCTCGCTCACGTCACCAGTCTTTTTCAGTCGGGCGGGGCGGGGCTAGTCCCCGGGGTGGGTTGGCGGATATGGGTATGGACACCGCTAAGCTGCTCTGCCAGTTGAGCTACGAGGCCTGACGGCCTCGACGGGACTCGAATCCGCAACCCGCCGATTAAGAGTCGATAAGCGATGGCCTTCGACCCGCCAGCACCCTCCCCGGGGGCTCGTTGCCGCAACCTTAGGGCCCTGAGTTCGAGCCTGCCAGCGATTTATTGCCGCGGCTGCGGCAGGTAGGGCGCGATGGCGTGGGCGAGCAGCGGGATCGGCATCGACTGCAGCCAGATCTCGCCCGGACCGGTCAGCGCGACGAGGTGGAAGCCGTTGTCCCCGAACAGGATGTTGCGCACGCCCTTGAACCGGGTGATCTGGAAGCTCACCGTCTCCTGGAACAGGCCCACGTGGCCCGGGTGCACCAGCAGCGTCTGGCCCGGCGCCAGCTGGTAGGTGGTCACCTCGCCGGACAGCTCGATCCAGGCCTCGCCGTTGCCCTGCAGCTTCTGCAGCAGGAAGCCCTCGCCGCCCCACAGACCCGCGCCGAGGCCGGCCACCGGCGCCGCCGAGGCGTTCACGCCCGGGGTGCCGCACAGAAAGCCGTGCCGGTGCACCATCATCCCGGCGCCCGGCCCGATGCGCACCGGCAGGATCTGGCCGGGCGCCTTCGTGGCGAACGCGACGATTCCGCCGCCCCCGCCCTGGTTCAGGTACTGGGTCTGGAAGAAGCTGCCGCCGCCGAGGGCCCGCTTGACCCCGGCCAGGAAGCCGCCGCCTCCGCCCATTCCGTTGCCGGTGGTCTGCGAGACCGCGATGTTGGGCGACATCCACGACAGTTCGCCGTGTGTGGAGATGACCGACTCGCCCTGGTTGAGGGCGATCTCGAGGACGGGCAGCGTGGTGCCCTTCACAGTGGCCTGCATGCCTCGGAGCTTACCCGTCGGGGCGGGTTCGCAACGTGGTGCGGGCCGCCTCCCCGGAACGGGAAGACGGCCCGCGTCGTGCGCGTCGGTCAGCCGGCGGCTAGTCGACGTTCAGTGCGTTGTCATCGACCACGAAGTCCGTGTACAGCGACGCGTCCTCGGAGCCGGTGAACTTGAGCGTGACGGTCTGGCCGACGTACGAGGCCAGGCTGTACGAGTGCTGGGTGTAGCCGGAGTTGTGGTTCAGGTTGGAGAACGTGGCCAGGGTGCCCAGCACGGTGCCGCTGGAGTTGAGCACCTGCACCTTGAGCGTGTCGTACGCCGTGGTGGTGGTCGTCTCCGCCGTGTCGATGTGCAGGTAGAAGGAGAACGTGGCCGTGGTGCAGCCGGCCGGGATGGTCACCTTCTGCGCCAGCGTGTCGGTGTGGGTGGTGCCGTAGCCGTCCATCCAGGCGTCGTAGTTGCCGGAGTGGGCGGGCTCGTCGACCGTGTCCGAGTTGAGTACGCCGGCCGTGGAGGTCCACGGGCTGATGGAGCCGGTCTCGAAGCCCGGGTTGCCCAGCAGCTGCGCCGCGCTGCAGCCGCCGCTCGCCGCGTTCACCGTCCAGGTGAAGCTCGCCGAGCCGGACGCGCCGGTGGTGTCCTGCGCCGTGACGGTCACGCTGAAGGTGCCCGAGGCGGTCGGGGTGCCGGAGATCAGGCCGCTGCTGGAGATCGACAGACCGCCCGGCAGACCGGTGGCGCTGAACGTCAGGGTCTGGCCGGAGGCCGAGTCGGTCGCGCTGATCTGCTTCGAGACCGCGGTGCCGACCGTCCCGGTCTGGTTGCCCGGGCTGGTGACGGTCACCGTGTTACCGGTGGTGGAGTTGATCGTCCAGGTGAAGCTCGCCGAGCCGGACGCGCCGGTGGTGTCCTTCGCCGTGACGGTCACGCTGGAGCTGCCCGAGGTGGTCGGGGTGCCGGAGATCAGGCCGCTGCTGGAGATCGACAGCCCCGCCGGCAGGCCGGTGGCGCTGAAGGTCAGGGTCTGGCCGGAGGCCGAGTCGGTCGCGCTGATCTGCTTGGAGACCGCGGTGCCGACGGTGCCGGTCTGCGTGCCCGGGTTGGTCACCGTGACCGTGTTCGCGCCCGAGGAGCCGTTCGTCAGACCCGTGATGCCGTTCGGGGTGCCGATGCCGGTCGGGCCGTCGTAGCCGGTCTCCGCGGTGCACAGGAACGCCGGGCTGCAGGACGAGGCGTCCTTGCCGCTGGTGACGTCGTAGAAGTTGGCCGTGTGGTTGTAGACGTCCTGCGCCGGGTTGGCGCCCGCGCTGCCGCCGAGGGCGTACATCGCCGCCACCATCGGGGAGGACGCGCTGGTGCCGCCCACCTCGTTCCAGCCGCCGTTGCCGTTGGTGGTGTCGTAGACCGCCACGCCGGTGGCCGGGTCCGCGTCCGCGGCGACGTCGTTGTCGATGCGCTTGGAGCAGCCGCTCAGCCCGAGCGAGGTCTGCCAGCTCGGCTGGGCCTCATACGAGGAGCAGCCCGAGCCGGTGCCCTCCGAGCCGGTCGTGGTGTTCCACACCGACTCGGTCCAGCCGCGCGAGTTCGAGGCCGTGCTCAGCGCGGTGCCGCCGACGGAGACCACGTAGGGCGAGGTCGCCGGGTAGCTCGCGCCGTAGTCCGCGTCGCCCGCGGACACGGTGACCACGACACCCGAGTGGTTGAAGTACGAGTCGTACGAGGTCTCGGTGGAGTCCTCGCTGCCGCCCCACGAGTTGGAGACGTAGCCGGCCAGGCTCGCCGCCGCGTTGTTGGCGGTGTAGAGGCCGTCACTGGTGTCGTCCTGCGCCTCGACCAGGACGATGTTGCACAGCGGGCAGATCGCCGACGCCATGTCCAGGTCGAGCGACTCCTCCAGGGTCCAGTCGTCCGAGGACGGGGCCGTGGAGGGCAGCGGCGAGCTCGCGCCGTTCTGGTTGACCACTCGGAAGCTGGGCACCGCGGGCAGGCCCGCGGCGGAGCGGTAGGCGGCCAGGTCGCTCGCGGCCGTCGGGTCGTTGTACGCGTCCACGATGGCGATCGTGCGCCCGGACCCGTTCGCGGCCGAGGCCGAGGTCAGGTTGTAGGCGGACTGCAGCTGCGAGGGACCGTAGCCGACGCCGGAGGGAATGGCGTCGGGCGAGGCAGCGGCGGCGACCGGCTTGATCCCGTCGCGCTTGTACGACATGCAGGACAGTTTGCCGACGGCGATGTCCGAGCAGACCCGGCTGGCGCCGGAGTTCGTGCTCGTCAACGCCGGCTGCGAGGCGTGCGCCGAACCGGCCAGGGCCGGTGCCGTAGCGGCCGAGGCCGCCGCGGCGCCGCCCAGGGAGATCGCGGCCCCCAGGGCCACTGCGGTGGCCAGGCTCGCGCCGGCCCGCAGACGTTGGGTGATGCTCACGCGGTGTGTTCCCCTCTCGGGTGGTGCGGCCAGGCGATCGGGTGTGCCCGGCCGCGTGGGTGATGCGGTCGGCTGGCAGCGGGCGCGCGGGATCGCCGCGGCGCGGGCGGAGCCGGCCGACCGTTTGCCCCGTCGGGCTGCTCGGCGGGACGGTGCGGACGCGTGGAGCGTGGGTGCGATGGTGCGAGGTGGGTAGTGCGGCGCCCGATCCGACCGTGCCGAGTTCTGGTGGGTGGTGAACTGTGGGTCTACGCCCGGCGAGCCGGGCGACGGTGCGTCAGGTGCTGCGAACCACGCGGCTCCGGCATCCGACCGACCGGTCGGTTCCGGATCGCGCTGAGCTGAAAACTAGCGCCGGGCCCGGGAGCGGTCAACGCCGGGCGGGTGGGCACGAACGTCAAGTTCTACCCAAGTCAACCGGTGTCCGCGACTGTGGTCACCGGGGTTTCGGCGCCCTCGAATGGTCCAGTTCTAGTGGAGGGTGCCGGGCGCGCGGCAGAGGATGGCGGGGGGCCCCGTGCCGGTGTGCGCCGGGACTCGCGGCCGAGGAAAGGGCTGGGACCATGGAGTGGACGTGCTGCGGCGGCGAGGGCGCCTCGTGCGCCGGTCGGCGGGATCTGGGCCTGCTGTTGATCCGTGGGGTGGCCGGCGCGGTGCTGATGGCGCACGGGGCGCAGAAGCTGTTCGGCTGGTTCGGCGGCAAGGGGATCGAGGGCACCGCGGGCGGGATGGAGTCGATGGGCTTCGAGCCGGGCCGGGAGAACGCGATGGCGGCCGGGCTGTCCGAGGCGGGCGGCGGGGCGCTGCTCGCGCTCGGGCTCGCCGTGCCGGTCGCGGGGGCCGCGGCGGCGGGCGCGATGTCGGCGGCGACGGCGGTGCACTGGGAGGGCGGCTTGTTCTCGCAGCACGGGGGCTTCGAGCTGCCGCTGCTGCTCGGCGCGACGGCGGTCGGGGTCGGCCTGACCGGGGCCGGGCGGCTCTCGCTGGACCACGCCACGAACCACGTGCTGGATCGGTCGTGGATGGTGGTGGCGGCGTTCGCGGGCACGACGCTGCTGGCGGGCACGGTGGTCAACCGGCGCAACGCGGTGATGGCCAAGCGCGCCGGGGCGGCCGAGGAGGACCGGGTCGAGGCCGAGGCCGTGCGCAACGCCGAGGACGCCGCCGAGGAGGCGCGGCACGAGGCGGACGAGGCCCGGCACGAGTCTGGCGACGGCGGCTCGGCCGCCGGCTGATCTCCGCCGCAGGGTCTTGACAGGGCCGACGGCTCCTGGTGAGCTGGTCTGTCGGCCACTGCGTCGCGTCGCGCGCACGGACGGTCCGACGGCGAGGACGCGACAAGGGAGTCGTGATGACCGATCGGCTCGGCGAACCGCTGCCCGCGGACCTGCGTGACGAGGGCGAGCGGCTCACGGCCGACGAGCTCGCCGCGCTCCAGCTCTCCCGGCTGCGCCGCACGCTTCGCCACGCCTACGACCACGTGGAGCTCTACCGCCGTAAGTTCGACGCGGCCGGGGTGGCTCCGCGGGATTGCCGCGGCCTCGAGGACCTGGCCCGCTTCCCCTTCACCACGAAGGCGGACCTGCGAGATACGTACCCGTACGGCATGTTCGCGGTGCCGATGGAGCAGGTGCGCCGGGTACACGCGTCGAGCGGGACGACCGGCCGGCCCACCGTCGTCGGCTACACCGAGAACGACCTGTCGATGTGGGCCGACGTCATGGCGCGCTCGATCCGCGCGGCGGGCGGCCGGGCCGGGCACAAGGTGCACGTCTCCTACGGCTACGGCCTGTTCACCGGCGGGTTGGGCGCGCACTACGGGGCCGAGCGGGCCGGCTGCACGGTCATCCCCGTCTCGGGCGGGATGACGGCGCGTCAGGTGCAGCTGATCCTCGACTTCCGGCCCGAGATCATCATGGTCACGCCCTCGTACATGCTCACGCTGCTCGACGAGTTCGAGCGCCGGGGAATCGATCCGCGGGAGACCTCTTTGCGGATCGGGATGTTCGGCGCCGAGCCGTGGACCGAGCAGATGCGCACCGAGATCGAGCGGCGCGCCGGGATCCACGCGGTGGACATCTACGGCCTGTCCGAGGTGATCGGGCCAGGCGTCGCACAGGAATGCGTGGAGACCAAGGACGGGCTGCACGTGTGGGAGGACCATTTCCTGCCCGAGGTGGTCGACCCGGTCTCCGACGAGGTGCTCGCGGCCGGCGAGCGCGGCGAACTGGTCTTCACCTCGCTGACCAAGGAGGCGCTGCCGGTCATCCGGTATCGGACCAGAGACCTGACCCGGCTGCTGCCGGGTACGGCGCGGGCTCCGTTCCGGCGGATGGAGAAGGTCACCGGACGCTGCGATGACATGATCATCCTGCGCGGCGTGAACGTGTTCCCCAGTCAGATCGAGGAGATCGTGCTGCGCACCCCGGGCGTCGCGCCGCACTTCCAGCTCGAACTCACCCGCGAGGGCCGGCTCGACCGGCTGACCGTGCGGGCCGAGGCAAGGCCGGAGGCGCGCGACGACGCGGACCTGCGCACTGCGGCGGGCGCGGTGATCGTGCGCGCGGTCAAGGACGTGGTCGGCGTCGCGGTGGAGGTGCAGATCGTCGACCCGGACACGCTGGAGCGCTCGGCGGGCAAGCTCCAGCGAGTCAGGGA
This genomic window from Actinospica robiniae DSM 44927 contains:
- a CDS encoding transglycosylase domain-containing protein yields the protein MARPGGVRRGISALAKFVWGLIAFIVISSLGGAVVAGMALPAVAAAGLGAKAASDHFQNLPGDFQPPLLPQRNTVEAADGSVIATTWDPDNESNRVVVPLSQMNILMQHAIVAVEDQRFYQHGGIDWKGTIRALVNNSEGTGNLQGGSDIAQQYVKNSLELEAGTNKAAFAAAQADTFTRKVQELRFATSVLQQMDRGQLLQAYLNLIPFGNGAFGVEAAAETYFDTTAAKLDADQAALLAAVVNSPTADDPFDHAGAAWTRRNVVLEDMAQQGYLTRQQAAADEKQPLNLKPGDQENGCITAGSDAFFCMYVYYSFLQDPTYGSSVQARENLWNQGGLVIKTTLSPKDQASGQNAVSAHTHSTDQVATALAMVEPGDGAITAIAQSKPMGNGVGQTYVDLAADPSHGGGEGFQAGSSFKIFEGLAALEDDWNPATVMSVPSPLVETGLHVPVCVAGAKPTIVWPADYQPNNDDDRGFTGTLPEAYWFSVNTYFLTLETKTGLCQPASIAQSMGVTADNDTGTGAPLDQFASFTLGTNLITPIEMAGAYATLAAHGEYCRPYVITQVANLSGKQYPARGKQCAQVIDPNLANELTAMLRGVLTVPGATADGLGIGRPAAGKTGTTTLSIATWFDGFTPQLATAVWTGFISPKHGDFLGYMEIGGHYWAQQIFGATISAPTWQQAMEGALKGQSVEDFTQPYGFPPIPSG
- a CDS encoding cupin domain-containing protein; translation: MTAPDFTALRLADGVLAPADANVVLAEWIAEGASGEEPLYQAPLHRHEEDEAWYVLEGSLCVRIGEQVSEISAGGAVIVPGGIAHTYWNPAPDPARYLLVMGARTYALIQAIHAAEDRSPDALRRLFREYGAELLDG
- a CDS encoding S41 family peptidase, producing the protein MNRPDRPNPPARRLRAYLADAVEEIRKTSVFSSAVDWDEVEREATAVLDVADCYADTHAFLLAVLHRAGGPHSHLTPPPGSAPTRQRSPQMTAALGPPTPTGHLIDEPPAAVAYLRLPKLSEGRKNTRSYLAAGTAVMRSLIAARPAGWIVDLRANIGGGIWPMLAVAAPLLPEGVLGHFLLPDGRAEVWSAHHGRIKHDGKTMARSRTRTRTHRPGDDQSRIAVLTSRHTSSAGEAVALAFRAQPRARLIGAPTAGMSTANRTHILRDGTRLRISASVYADHNRVPVDGPVPIDEHLPDNSRDSALSAALQWIRG
- a CDS encoding NUDIX domain-containing protein: MPLPEHELVATASTVVYRNRWIAVHEDKTLRHDGVEGIYGVVDAADFALILPYTDGGFYLVEQYRYTVKGRYWEFPGGSWEAQPDADPLDVARGELAEETGLTAGTMTSLGHLYQAYGISGQGFHMFLATDLTVGEPDLEETEAGLVSRWFSEAEVWQLIDEGRFKDAPSIAALACFQRHRAKEDARGTVNSEPVEPGVARVDAGE
- a CDS encoding nucleotidyltransferase domain-containing protein, with the translated sequence MSEAELEGGVRLSAEEIAALDGNWAHHWTPSQVARLLAEVAVPWYVAAGWALDLFRGKQTRKHGDLEIAVPANRFAEIRARFDGYAFDAVSSGRLWRGAAPEVIAATHQTWLRDPRTDDYLLDVFREPHDGDAWICRHDPTIRLPYDAVIRHSADGIPYLAPEFVLLFKSKQVRPKDQADFEETLPHLDPNQRATLTDLLARVHPGHAWLDRL
- a CDS encoding AIM24 family protein; protein product: MQATVKGTTLPVLEIALNQGESVISTHGELSWMSPNIAVSQTTGNGMGGGGGFLAGVKRALGGGSFFQTQYLNQGGGGGIVAFATKAPGQILPVRIGPGAGMMVHRHGFLCGTPGVNASAAPVAGLGAGLWGGEGFLLQKLQGNGEAWIELSGEVTTYQLAPGQTLLVHPGHVGLFQETVSFQITRFKGVRNILFGDNGFHLVALTGPGEIWLQSMPIPLLAHAIAPYLPQPRQ